In one window of Falco cherrug isolate bFalChe1 chromosome 12, bFalChe1.pri, whole genome shotgun sequence DNA:
- the YIPF1 gene encoding protein YIPF1 isoform X2, translating into MAAADDLKFQANPDATTISIDEPVEIPKNQHGRLQEPGREEDDELLGTDDTDKTELLAGQKKSAPFWTFEYYQTFFDVDTYQVLDRIKGSVFPVPGKNFVRLYIRSNPDLYGPFWICATLVFTIAVSGNLSNFFIHLGKPTYHYVPEFRKVSIAATTIYAYAWLVPLALWGFLMWRNSKVMNIVSYSFLEIVCVYGYSLFVYIPTAILWIIPQKVVRWVLMMFSLCLSGSVLVMTFWPAVRDDNRRIALATVGAIVLLHALLAVGCLAYFFDAPELDFPAPIIPVHNGTTVVTKSQ; encoded by the exons ATGGCGGCGGCGGATGACCTCAAGTTCCAAG CAAATCCTGATGCTACCACAATAAGCATTGATGAGCCAGTTGAGATCCCCAAGAATCAGCACGGCCGTCTGCAGGAGCCAGGGAGAGAAGAGGATGATGAATTACTGGGGACCGATGACACCGATAAAACAGAG CTGCTTGCAGGACAGAAGAAAAGTGCCCCTTTCTGGACATTTGAGTACTACCAGACATTCTTCGATGTGGACACATACCAG GTCTTGGACAGAATCAAAGGTTCGGTTTTCCCAGTACCAGGGAAGAATTTTGTAAGGCTGTATATCCGCAGCAATCCCGACCTTTATG GTCCATTTTGGATATGTGCCACACTTGTCTTTACCATTGCTGTCAGTGGCAATCTCTCCAATTTCTTCATCCATCTGGGCAAACCAACGTACCACTATGTGCCCGAGTTCAGAAAAG TATCCATAGCAGCAACAACGATTTATGCATACGCTTGGCTTGTTCCCCTTGCTCTGTGGGGATTCCTGATGTGGAGGAACAGTAAAGTTATGAACATTGTCTCCTACTCGTTCCTGGAGATAGTGTGTGTATATGGCTACTCCCTCTTCGTTTACATTCCCACAGCG ATTTTGTGGATCATTCCACAAAAAGTGGTGCGCTGGGTCCTGATGATGTTCTCCCTGTGCCTTTCGGGGTCTGTTTTGGTGATGACCTTTTGGCCCGCTGTGCGAGATGACAACCGGAGGATTGCACTGGCAACTGTGGGAGCCATTGTTTTGCTTCATGCCCTACTGGCTGTTGGCTGTTTG GCATACTTCTTTGATGCCCCTGAACTGGATTTTCCTGCACCTATTATCCCTGTTCACAATGGAACAACAGTCGTAACAAAAAGTCAATAA
- the YIPF1 gene encoding protein YIPF1 isoform X1, producing the protein MAAADDLKFQEFDDAANLLAANPDATTISIDEPVEIPKNQHGRLQEPGREEDDELLGTDDTDKTELLAGQKKSAPFWTFEYYQTFFDVDTYQVLDRIKGSVFPVPGKNFVRLYIRSNPDLYGPFWICATLVFTIAVSGNLSNFFIHLGKPTYHYVPEFRKVSIAATTIYAYAWLVPLALWGFLMWRNSKVMNIVSYSFLEIVCVYGYSLFVYIPTAILWIIPQKVVRWVLMMFSLCLSGSVLVMTFWPAVRDDNRRIALATVGAIVLLHALLAVGCLAYFFDAPELDFPAPIIPVHNGTTVVTKSQ; encoded by the exons ATGGCGGCGGCGGATGACCTCAAGTTCCAAG AATTTGACGATGCAGCTAATTTGCTTGCAGCAAATCCTGATGCTACCACAATAAGCATTGATGAGCCAGTTGAGATCCCCAAGAATCAGCACGGCCGTCTGCAGGAGCCAGGGAGAGAAGAGGATGATGAATTACTGGGGACCGATGACACCGATAAAACAGAG CTGCTTGCAGGACAGAAGAAAAGTGCCCCTTTCTGGACATTTGAGTACTACCAGACATTCTTCGATGTGGACACATACCAG GTCTTGGACAGAATCAAAGGTTCGGTTTTCCCAGTACCAGGGAAGAATTTTGTAAGGCTGTATATCCGCAGCAATCCCGACCTTTATG GTCCATTTTGGATATGTGCCACACTTGTCTTTACCATTGCTGTCAGTGGCAATCTCTCCAATTTCTTCATCCATCTGGGCAAACCAACGTACCACTATGTGCCCGAGTTCAGAAAAG TATCCATAGCAGCAACAACGATTTATGCATACGCTTGGCTTGTTCCCCTTGCTCTGTGGGGATTCCTGATGTGGAGGAACAGTAAAGTTATGAACATTGTCTCCTACTCGTTCCTGGAGATAGTGTGTGTATATGGCTACTCCCTCTTCGTTTACATTCCCACAGCG ATTTTGTGGATCATTCCACAAAAAGTGGTGCGCTGGGTCCTGATGATGTTCTCCCTGTGCCTTTCGGGGTCTGTTTTGGTGATGACCTTTTGGCCCGCTGTGCGAGATGACAACCGGAGGATTGCACTGGCAACTGTGGGAGCCATTGTTTTGCTTCATGCCCTACTGGCTGTTGGCTGTTTG GCATACTTCTTTGATGCCCCTGAACTGGATTTTCCTGCACCTATTATCCCTGTTCACAATGGAACAACAGTCGTAACAAAAAGTCAATAA
- the DIO1 gene encoding type I iodothyronine deiodinase, protein MFGIRAFLQKILILLHVTMCVVVGKTLMILFPNAMKRYILKLGEKSRMNENPKFSYENWGPTFFSFKYLLFVLKVKWKRLEDEALEGHPAPNTPVVTLSGEVCRLFDFMQDNRPLILNFGSCTUPSFMLKFDEFNKLIKDFSSIADFLIIYIEEAHAVDGWAFKNNVVIKNHRSLEDRKIAAQFLQKNNPLCPVVLDTMENLSSSKYAALPERLYLLQGGKVIYKGGVGPWNYHPQEIRAILEKMK, encoded by the exons ATGTTTGGCATCAGGGCATTCCTACAAAAAATCCTGATTCTTCTGCATGTTACTATGTGTGTTGTTGTTGGCAAAACACTGATGATACTGTTCCCCAATGCCATGAAAAGATACATCCTAAAACTGGgtgaaaaaagcagaatgaatgAGAACCCGAAGTTCAGCTACGAAAACTGGGGTCCGACTTTTTTCAGCTTCAAGTATTTGCTCTTTGTGCTGAAGGTAAAGTGGAAGAGGCTGGAGGATGAAGCCCTTGAGGGACATCCTGCTCCCAACACGCCGGTGGTGACTTTAAGCGGGGAAGTTTGTCGCCTCTTCGACTTCATGCAAG ataataGACCTTTAATCTTGAATTTTGGAAGCTGCACCTGACCTTCATTTATGTTAAAATTTGATGAGTTCAACAAGCTCATCAAAGATTTCAGCTCAATAGCAGATTTCCTTATCATCTACATCGAAGAAGCTCACGCAGTAG ATGGAtgggcttttaaaaacaatgttgttattaaaaatcacagaagcCTCGAAGATCGAAAAATTGCAGCacaatttcttcagaaaaataatcctttatGTCCAGTGGTTTTAGACACTATGGAAAACCTGAGCAGTTCAAAATATGCTGCATTGCCAGAACGACTGTATCTACTTCAAGGAGGGAAAGTCATCTACaag GGAGGAGTGGGGCCTTGGAATTATCACCCCCAGGAAATACGTGCCatcctggaaaaaatgaaatag
- the IFT25 gene encoding intraflagellar transport protein 25 homolog → MRAADWCLSSAGAALVLATSSDEQHPAGSVLDGSSETFWTTTGMFPQEFIVGFPKCVKIGKVTIQCYLVRTLRIERSISEDPVDFEQCIEKDLQHTEGQLQMEEFPLPDCQATYLRFIIKSAFDHFVSVHRVMAEGTAENT, encoded by the exons ATGAGGGCCGCCGACTGGTGCCTGAGCTcggcgggggctgccctggtCCTGGCCACCTCCAGCGACGAGCAGCACCCCGCCGGCAGCGTCCTGGACGG AAGTTCAGAAACGTTTTGGACGACGACAGGCATGTTCCCACAGGAATTCATTGTTGGTTTTCCTAAATGTGTAAAAATCGGCAAAGTCACGATCCAGTGTTACTTGG TGCGGACCTTAAGGATTGAAAGAAGCATATCTGAAGACCCAGTAGATTTTGAACAGTGCATTGAAAAAG atTTGCAACACACAGAAGGACAGCTTCAAATGGAAGAATTTCCA cTTCCTGATTGCCAAGCCACTTACTTGCGTTTCATTATCAAATCAGCCTTTGATCATTTTGTGTCAGTGCACCGGGTGATGGCAGAgggcacagcagaaaacacttAA